A segment of the Selenomonadales bacterium genome:
AACATGCTTCCGAACTTCCCGCTCGTACTTCACGGCGCATCGACAGTACTTCCTGAATTCGTAGCAAAATGCAACCAGTTCGGCGGTCAGCTCAAAGGCGCACAAGGCGTACCGGAAGATATGCTTCTCCAAGCAGGTAAACTCGGTGTTTGCAAAATCAACATCGACACCGACCTTCGTCTTGCTATGACGGCTTCGATCCGTGAACATTTCATGACGAATCCGGATCACTTCGACCCAAGACAGTATCTCAAACCGGCTCGTGCAGCGATCCAGGCAATGGTTCAGCACAAAATCAAAAACGTGCTCAACTGCAGCGGCCGCGCATAAGAACACATACAAAAAGACGCTCTTTCGAGCGTCTTTTTTATTTGCTTATAGCATCTTCTCGCATAACGATATATACACCTGCAAAAATAAGTATCATACCGCAAAAAAATCCCATTCCTATCGTTTCACCAAGGAAGAGCCATCCGAGAAAAGCTCCGACGAGCGGCTGAAAGAAGAAGTAGATGCTTCCGCTTCCGACAGCACTTAGTCTGAGTCCTTCATTCCACAGATAGAACGCAACAGCAGTCGCAATAATGCCCAGATACCATATCCACCCACCGAGTGGTGATGTCAAAAGGTCTACGGCATAATCGAACGTTACATTCTGCCAGACGAGCGGTGTCATGATAAGCGATGCGAGCATCAGCTCATACATCGTAAGCACAGCCTGCGAATAATGCGTCGGTATCTTTTTTACCAGAACGGACATGAGCGCCCATGTCAGCGCGGCAAAAAACAGTATCATACCACCGAGCTGTATCGTCGTCGTTTGCGTATCGAAGCCGATAACAAGAAGCACACCTACAGTCGATAAGATGACAGCAGTCGCTTTGCGCACAGTGATTTTTTCACGCAGTATAAAAAATGCAAAAATGACCATAAATGCAGGTACAGCCGAAGTGATGACAGCTCCCATCTGTGCAGTAGAAAGCTGTGTCCCTACGAACTGCGTCCAAATGGATAAAAA
Coding sequences within it:
- a CDS encoding DMT family transporter, giving the protein MKPSVLGAIYLAGAASIWGSVYVVSKYLMETVEPLVLIWLRYLIAILFLSGAVLVKRIPLGVAKQDIKWIVAVGTIGYFLSIWTQFVGTQLSTAQMGAVITSAVPAFMVIFAFFILREKITVRKATAVILSTVGVLLVIGFDTQTTTIQLGGMILFFAALTWALMSVLVKKIPTHYSQAVLTMYELMLASLIMTPLVWQNVTFDYAVDLLTSPLGGWIWYLGIIATAVAFYLWNEGLRLSAVGSGSIYFFFQPLVGAFLGWLFLGETIGMGFFCGMILIFAGVYIVMREDAISK